In the Oscillatoria salina IIICB1 genome, one interval contains:
- a CDS encoding DUF3007 family protein, producing MRRIDAIAIAFGVFVAGGAIYLLFRVVGLDSQNAGIWSQVLLICGLLGWVSSYLFRVVTKNMTYNQQLKDYEDAVLQKRLEEMSPEELAKLQAEIEAEGD from the coding sequence ATGCGAAGAATTGATGCGATCGCGATCGCGTTTGGTGTTTTTGTCGCTGGTGGGGCTATTTATCTCCTCTTTCGCGTAGTGGGGTTAGATAGCCAAAATGCGGGTATCTGGAGTCAGGTTTTGTTAATCTGCGGGCTTTTGGGTTGGGTTTCTAGTTATCTGTTTCGGGTGGTAACGAAGAATATGACTTATAACCAACAGCTTAAGGATTATGAGGATGCTGTGTTACAAAAACGCCTGGAAGAAATGTCTCCAGAGGAGTTGGCTAAGTTACAGGCTGAGATTGAAGCTGAGGGAGATTAG
- the trpA gene encoding tryptophan synthase subunit alpha, giving the protein MTSVSDCFESLKKRSECAFIPFLTAGDPDLQTTAKALKVLDRAGADLIELGVPYSDPLADGPVIQAAATRALRRGVKLENVLQVVQDVAPEIKAPIILFTYYNPIYYRGIEAFLKQISEAGVKGLVVPDLPLEEAESLLKPAAEEGVEVTLLVAPTSPRERIEAIAKKSQGFIYLVSVTGVTGMRAAMQSRVKDLLQSLRSATDKPIGVGFGISTPEQAKQVQAWGADAVIVGSAFVKRLAEGTPDSGLAAIEEFCGSLKQAIS; this is encoded by the coding sequence ATGACCTCGGTTTCTGATTGTTTTGAATCTCTGAAAAAGCGTTCTGAGTGCGCTTTTATTCCTTTTTTGACGGCGGGAGATCCCGATCTACAGACTACAGCAAAAGCGTTAAAGGTTCTCGATCGCGCTGGTGCGGATTTAATTGAGTTAGGGGTTCCTTATTCCGATCCTCTCGCGGATGGTCCGGTAATTCAAGCGGCGGCGACTAGGGCTTTGCGCCGTGGGGTAAAGTTGGAGAATGTGCTGCAAGTTGTTCAGGATGTGGCACCGGAAATTAAAGCGCCGATTATTTTATTTACTTACTACAATCCGATTTATTATCGGGGAATCGAGGCATTTTTAAAGCAGATATCTGAGGCTGGAGTTAAGGGTTTAGTTGTCCCGGATTTGCCTCTGGAAGAAGCAGAAAGCTTGTTGAAACCAGCCGCAGAGGAGGGGGTTGAGGTAACTTTATTGGTCGCGCCTACGAGTCCGAGAGAGAGGATAGAGGCGATCGCCAAAAAGTCCCAAGGCTTTATTTACCTGGTGAGTGTTACTGGGGTGACGGGGATGCGCGCAGCGATGCAAAGCCGTGTCAAGGATTTATTACAAAGTCTCCGCAGTGCCACTGATAAGCCAATTGGGGTTGGTTTTGGGATTTCGACACCCGAACAAGCGAAACAAGTGCAAGCATGGGGCGCAGATGCGGTAATTGTCGGTAGTGCGTTTGTGAAGCGTTTGGCTGAAGGAACGCCAGACTCAGGATTAGCGGCAATTGAGGAGTTTTGTGGGAGTTTGAAACAAGCGATTTCTTAG
- the eno gene encoding phosphopyruvate hydratase, which yields MFNNSEAIIEKIEAREILDSRGRPTVEAEVHLASGCIGVAQVPSGASTGTFEAHELRDEESRYNGKGVLRAVRNIKEKIATEVVDLDALNQVLIDETMIHRDGSANKSNIGANAILAVSLAVAKAAAEELGLPLYRYLGSPLANILPVPLMNVINGGAHAANNVDFQEFMIVPVGAPNFQEALRWGAEVFATLSKVLDSQGLLGGVGDEGGYAPNLQSNEAALELLVEAIAKAGYQPGEQVALALDVAASEFYKDGQYEYDGSLHSPAEFIDYLAQMVEKYPIVSIEDGLHEEDWDNWKLLTEKLGSKVQLVGDDLFVTNPERLQKGIDMGAGNSILIKLNQIGTLTETLATIDLATRNGYTCIISHRSGETEDTTIADLAVATRAGQIKTGSLCRSERVAKYNRLLRIEDELGTRAVYAATIGMGPRGKA from the coding sequence ATGTTCAATAATTCGGAAGCAATTATCGAAAAAATTGAAGCTAGGGAGATTTTAGACTCTAGAGGTCGTCCGACGGTGGAAGCTGAGGTACACCTCGCTAGTGGTTGTATTGGTGTCGCCCAAGTTCCTAGCGGGGCTTCTACGGGTACTTTTGAAGCCCATGAGTTACGGGATGAGGAAAGCCGTTACAACGGTAAAGGTGTTCTCCGGGCGGTTCGCAATATTAAGGAAAAAATTGCCACGGAAGTAGTTGATTTGGATGCGTTGAATCAAGTTCTGATTGATGAGACGATGATTCACCGCGATGGTTCGGCGAATAAGTCGAATATTGGCGCAAATGCAATTCTGGCGGTTTCTTTAGCGGTGGCTAAAGCGGCGGCGGAAGAGTTGGGATTACCTTTGTATCGTTATTTGGGTAGTCCTCTTGCTAATATACTTCCTGTACCGTTGATGAATGTAATTAATGGCGGCGCACACGCGGCGAATAATGTAGACTTCCAAGAGTTTATGATTGTACCTGTAGGTGCGCCAAATTTTCAGGAAGCTTTGCGTTGGGGTGCAGAAGTGTTTGCGACTCTCTCGAAAGTGTTAGATTCCCAAGGTTTGCTTGGTGGTGTTGGTGATGAAGGTGGTTATGCGCCAAATTTGCAATCTAACGAAGCTGCTTTAGAATTATTGGTTGAGGCGATCGCCAAAGCAGGTTATCAACCAGGTGAACAAGTTGCTTTAGCCCTTGATGTGGCTGCGAGTGAGTTCTATAAAGATGGTCAGTATGAGTATGATGGTTCTCTTCATTCTCCTGCTGAGTTTATCGATTATCTCGCCCAAATGGTTGAAAAATATCCGATTGTTTCGATTGAAGATGGTTTACATGAGGAAGATTGGGATAACTGGAAGTTGCTAACTGAGAAGCTTGGTAGTAAGGTGCAGTTGGTTGGCGATGATTTGTTTGTTACTAATCCGGAACGTCTGCAAAAAGGGATTGATATGGGTGCAGGTAACTCAATTTTGATTAAGTTAAATCAAATTGGGACTTTAACTGAAACTTTGGCAACGATCGATTTAGCTACTCGCAACGGTTATACTTGCATTATCAGTCATCGTTCTGGCGAAACGGAAGATACAACGATCGCCGATCTCGCTGTGGCTACTCGCGCGGGACAAATCAAAACTGGTTCTCTGTGTCGTAGCGAACGAGTGGCGAAGTATAATCGTTTGTTACGCATTGAGGATGAATTAGGTACTCGCGCTGTGTATGCAGCAACGATTGGGATGGGTCCTCGCGGTAAGGCTTAA
- a CDS encoding S-layer homology domain-containing protein: MKSKNLWRNLILLSLVAAIVIPEKAIAKSSPHQTTTTPTESIIAQIISVDELTDVSPSDYYYDALRSLIEKYGVVASYPDNTFRGNRVMTRYEFIQSISASLYQMEQVGIRVTQPLPTATPRSAAMARDVMPTDWAFQAISGLMERYEVNLLYSDETFRGSQALTEGELISYLNQMLGSNLRSRNPGTPVQRGRYTVLLYQSLEQATKLDEIFQSDTN; this comes from the coding sequence ATGAAAAGTAAAAATCTCTGGCGAAACTTAATTTTACTATCATTAGTAGCGGCAATAGTAATTCCAGAAAAAGCGATCGCCAAATCCTCCCCCCATCAAACTACCACAACTCCCACTGAATCAATCATTGCTCAAATCATTTCCGTAGACGAACTTACCGATGTTTCCCCCAGCGATTACTATTATGATGCTTTGCGATCGCTAATTGAAAAGTATGGTGTCGTTGCAAGTTACCCTGATAATACTTTTCGGGGAAACCGCGTCATGACAAGATATGAATTTATCCAGAGTATTTCTGCATCTTTATACCAGATGGAACAAGTGGGTATCCGCGTAACGCAACCTCTCCCCACCGCAACCCCCCGTTCCGCAGCAATGGCTAGAGATGTCATGCCGACAGACTGGGCATTTCAAGCTATTAGTGGTTTAATGGAAAGATACGAAGTTAATTTACTTTATAGTGACGAAACTTTTCGCGGTAGTCAAGCGTTGACCGAAGGAGAACTAATTTCCTATCTCAATCAAATGCTAGGCTCAAACTTGCGATCGCGCAATCCGGGAACTCCAGTTCAACGCGGTCGATATACAGTCCTGCTTTATCAATCTCTAGAACAAGCTACCAAATTAGATGAAATTTTCCAAAGCGATACCAACTAA
- a CDS encoding CHAT domain-containing protein, which translates to MKLRKFAQRKSRLVAAIALLTAATILLPHFVFAKENNRKNQPFRHFLIAAESEIETAAETAINRGESLTNINPSQAVQEYEKALAIYRQLGNKSGEIQALIGLGIARDRLGDKQPAIDALQQAENLTQQPEITAKIIAKLAEIYQSLGEYQQALDLFTEALSIYEKIGDRQIDEAQILTAIGSVYEEVGELNLALENYRKSGVRLRNANTEFALFLLQEETLGDAFSAFALAAKNDPDLGLPEGIERLALARYTPILEASRGKPNEEARILDKISQVYDQLAEYQRALEFLNAALPLAKQAENPVLTGKILFHLALVYDHNQQYVQAAEYYQQSLPFFRQTGNKLEEASTLYNLAQVSQKQGNLLAAKPFIETALEIIENLRTTLHSQKLRTAYFATVQNYYEFYINLLMQLHQQDSSKGYEIQAFNASEKSRARSLLELLLEAKANIRQGVDANLVAAERNLQIKLNAIEKRRVELYSNNTTTDVQKANIEAEREQLLEEYENIQTQIRATSPRYAALTQPQPLTLKEVQQQILDRDTVLLQYSLGEERSYLWVVTQDSFASYELPPKKQIERAVKEFRRKVTNSLNSPASLSQTSVSLSQMILAPVATQLDKKRLLIVPDGALHYVPFSALPLQNSKNSGQLTSLINQYEIVNLPSSSTLDIIRKQNHQRQKAPLTIAIIADPVFSSQDPRLTKNSTKQIPDNQKHSPPNLDELFLTRSAANIDIGDWERLEGTQVEAEAIMALIPPSEINAKLGFEANRQAATDPQLNQYRTIHFATHGLLNSTIPELSGIVLSLVNEKGEPQNGFLRLHDIFNLELSAELVVLSACQTGLGKEVKGEGLIGLTRGFMYAGAPRVLVSLWNVNDPATAEFMTRFYHLLFAEGKSPTEALQITQQQMQQETEWKAPYYWAAFTLQGEWK; encoded by the coding sequence ATGAAATTAAGAAAATTTGCGCAGAGAAAATCAAGATTGGTCGCGGCGATCGCGTTACTGACGGCGGCAACTATCTTACTACCCCATTTCGTTTTTGCCAAAGAAAATAACCGGAAAAATCAACCTTTCCGCCACTTCTTAATTGCTGCCGAATCTGAGATAGAAACAGCCGCAGAGACAGCAATAAATCGCGGCGAATCACTCACGAATATTAATCCCAGTCAAGCAGTACAAGAGTATGAAAAAGCCTTAGCAATTTATCGCCAACTAGGGAATAAATCCGGGGAAATTCAAGCATTAATTGGCTTAGGAATAGCACGCGATCGCTTGGGGGACAAACAACCAGCAATTGACGCTCTCCAACAAGCAGAAAACTTAACTCAGCAACCAGAAATAACCGCAAAAATCATCGCCAAATTAGCAGAAATTTATCAATCTTTAGGTGAATATCAACAAGCCCTAGACTTATTTACCGAAGCTTTATCTATATATGAAAAAATTGGCGATCGCCAGATCGATGAAGCCCAAATTTTAACAGCAATTGGTTCAGTTTACGAAGAAGTAGGAGAGCTTAATCTCGCCCTAGAAAACTACCGGAAATCAGGCGTTCGTCTCCGCAATGCTAACACAGAATTTGCCCTATTTCTCTTACAAGAAGAAACCCTCGGAGATGCCTTTAGCGCCTTCGCTTTAGCTGCCAAAAACGATCCCGATTTAGGCCTACCAGAAGGCATAGAAAGACTTGCCCTAGCTCGTTATACGCCTATATTAGAAGCAAGTCGGGGCAAACCAAACGAAGAAGCCCGTATTTTAGACAAAATTAGTCAAGTTTACGACCAATTAGCCGAATATCAACGCGCTCTAGAATTTCTCAACGCCGCCTTACCTTTAGCAAAACAAGCAGAAAATCCCGTTTTGACAGGAAAAATTCTCTTTCATCTCGCCTTAGTTTACGACCATAATCAACAATATGTCCAAGCTGCGGAATATTATCAACAATCTCTGCCTTTTTTCCGCCAAACAGGTAACAAACTCGAAGAAGCAAGCACCCTGTATAACTTAGCCCAAGTTAGCCAAAAACAAGGTAACTTACTCGCAGCCAAACCCTTCATTGAAACTGCATTAGAAATTATTGAAAACCTCCGCACAACACTTCATAGTCAAAAATTGCGTACCGCCTATTTTGCAACAGTGCAAAATTACTATGAATTTTATATTAATTTATTGATGCAACTGCATCAACAAGACTCCAGTAAAGGTTATGAAATACAAGCTTTCAATGCTAGTGAAAAATCTCGCGCTCGTTCTTTGTTAGAACTACTTTTAGAAGCAAAAGCTAATATTCGTCAAGGTGTAGATGCAAATTTAGTTGCAGCCGAACGCAATTTGCAAATTAAACTCAATGCAATTGAAAAACGACGAGTCGAATTATATAGCAATAATACGACAACCGACGTTCAAAAAGCAAACATTGAAGCAGAAAGAGAGCAACTATTAGAAGAGTATGAAAACATCCAAACTCAAATTCGGGCTACCAGTCCCCGCTACGCAGCCCTGACTCAACCGCAACCTTTAACCCTCAAAGAAGTTCAACAACAAATCCTCGATCGCGACACGGTACTCTTACAATATTCATTAGGTGAAGAACGTAGTTATCTGTGGGTAGTGACTCAAGATAGTTTTGCTAGCTACGAATTACCCCCAAAAAAACAAATTGAACGAGCAGTTAAAGAATTTCGGAGAAAAGTTACCAACAGCCTTAATTCCCCAGCAAGTTTATCCCAAACCTCAGTATCTTTATCTCAAATGATTTTAGCTCCAGTTGCTACTCAATTGGATAAAAAACGTTTATTAATTGTCCCCGATGGTGCTTTACATTATGTACCTTTTAGCGCTTTACCTCTGCAAAATAGCAAAAATTCTGGTCAGCTTACTTCTTTAATAAATCAATATGAAATTGTTAATCTGCCTTCTAGTTCCACCCTAGATATTATTAGAAAACAAAACCATCAAAGACAAAAAGCTCCTTTAACCATTGCCATCATTGCCGACCCAGTTTTTAGCAGTCAAGACCCTCGTTTAACTAAAAATTCAACCAAACAAATACCAGATAACCAAAAGCATTCTCCTCCCAATTTAGACGAACTTTTCTTAACTCGTTCGGCGGCAAACATAGATATTGGTGATTGGGAAAGACTTGAGGGTACTCAGGTCGAAGCTGAAGCAATTATGGCATTAATTCCCCCAAGTGAAATTAACGCCAAATTAGGCTTTGAAGCTAACCGCCAAGCGGCAACCGACCCCCAACTTAATCAATATCGAACCATTCACTTTGCTACCCACGGATTACTCAATAGTACAATTCCCGAACTATCAGGAATTGTCTTATCTCTAGTCAATGAAAAAGGAGAACCGCAAAACGGTTTCTTGCGCTTACACGATATATTTAACCTCGAATTATCGGCAGAATTAGTTGTTCTCAGCGCTTGTCAAACTGGACTTGGTAAAGAAGTGAAAGGAGAAGGTTTAATTGGCTTGACAAGAGGATTCATGTATGCTGGCGCGCCTCGTGTTTTAGTTAGTTTGTGGAATGTTAACGATCCCGCAACAGCAGAATTTATGACACGATTTTATCATCTTCTTTTTGCTGAAGGGAAATCACCCACAGAAGCATTACAAATTACTCAACAACAAATGCAGCAAGAAACTGAATGGAAAGCGCCTTATTACTGGGCAGCTTTCACCCTACAAGGTGAATGGAAATAA
- the argC gene encoding N-acetyl-gamma-glutamyl-phosphate reductase: MGEGQRLPVGIIGASGYGGVQLMRLLLEHPLVEIVYLGGESSAGKPYSDLYPHLGHLVNLTVEKIDLEAIADRCEVVFLGLPNGLACDLAPQLVEKGCKVLDLSADYRFRELDTYTAWYKKERSDRETAAMAVYGLPELYREEIKSAQLIGCPGCYPTASLLALSPLLKQGLIVPETAIIDAKSGTSGGGRHAKTNMLLAEADNSLGAYGVAAHRHTPEIEQICSDLAGHEVRVQFTPHLIPMVRGILATVYATLRDPGLVRDDLLTIYSAFYRSSPVVKILPNGIYPQTKWAAGTNLCYIGVEVDPRTDRVIVISAIDNLVKGQSGQAVQCLNLMMGWEETLGLPQLAFYP; encoded by the coding sequence ATGGGTGAAGGACAACGCTTACCAGTAGGAATAATCGGTGCTTCCGGTTACGGAGGTGTACAATTGATGCGGCTTTTGCTGGAACATCCCCTGGTGGAGATCGTTTATCTGGGTGGAGAAAGTAGTGCTGGAAAGCCTTATTCTGACTTGTATCCTCATTTGGGTCATCTGGTTAATTTGACTGTGGAGAAAATCGATCTCGAGGCGATCGCCGATCGCTGTGAGGTGGTTTTTCTCGGTTTGCCTAATGGTTTGGCTTGCGATTTGGCTCCGCAGTTGGTAGAAAAAGGCTGTAAGGTTCTCGATCTTTCGGCTGATTATCGTTTTCGAGAACTCGATACTTATACGGCGTGGTATAAAAAAGAGCGTAGCGATCGCGAGACGGCAGCAATGGCTGTCTATGGTTTACCGGAACTTTATCGCGAGGAAATTAAGTCGGCACAATTAATCGGCTGTCCTGGTTGCTATCCTACTGCTAGTCTTTTAGCACTTTCGCCTCTCCTCAAACAAGGTTTAATTGTTCCGGAAACGGCGATTATTGATGCTAAATCGGGAACTTCTGGCGGCGGTCGTCATGCTAAAACTAATATGTTACTCGCCGAAGCTGATAACTCTCTGGGGGCTTACGGGGTCGCAGCCCATCGCCATACTCCGGAAATCGAACAAATTTGTAGCGATTTGGCAGGACATGAGGTTAGAGTTCAGTTTACGCCGCATTTGATTCCGATGGTACGGGGGATTTTGGCTACAGTTTACGCTACTCTGCGCGATCCCGGTTTGGTCAGAGACGATCTACTCACGATCTATAGCGCTTTTTACCGATCGTCTCCGGTAGTTAAGATTTTGCCGAATGGTATCTATCCCCAAACGAAGTGGGCTGCGGGGACTAATCTCTGCTACATCGGTGTGGAAGTAGACCCTCGTACCGATCGCGTAATTGTTATATCAGCAATTGACAATCTTGTCAAGGGGCAATCTGGTCAAGCGGTGCAATGTCTCAATTTGATGATGGGTTGGGAAGAAACCCTCGGCTTACCTCAGTTGGCATTTTACCCTTAA
- the ribBA gene encoding bifunctional 3,4-dihydroxy-2-butanone-4-phosphate synthase/GTP cyclohydrolase II — MVEAPQTNGFKFDSIDAALADIKAGRAVVVVDDENRENEGDLICAAQFATPDMVNFMAVEARGLICLAMTGSRLDALDLPLMVNNNQDSNQTAFTVSIDAAPHLGVTTGISAEDRARTIQVAINPASQSNDLRRPGHIFPIRAREGGVLKRAGHTEAAVDLARLSGLYPSGVICEIQNPDGSMARLPELFDYAEKHDLKIISIADLISYRLEYDRFVYRETVAELPTEFGNFQIYGYRNNLDNTDHVAIVKGDPAQFQDQPVMVRMHSECLTGDALGSMRCDCRMQLKAALKMIETAGVGVVVYLRQEGRGIGLINKLKAYSLQDMGLDTVEANERLGFPADLRDYGMGAQMLNDLGIKQIRLITNNPRKIAGLKGYGLEVVDRVPLLIEATDYNSTYLATKAKKLGHMLLQTYLLTVAIDWEDEIQSVTERYEHLEQLRRLAQSHHIVVQEEARPVAIALFGKPDLTIHLGFDQAKLATPDWYKSASHPYVQAIAKILDRISNDPKIKRLEFLVSAGDDPMMGLQVKLDRQCFPLSQKPSSVCDRWETQQIYSFSKLGTGD, encoded by the coding sequence ATAGTGGAAGCGCCTCAAACTAACGGATTCAAATTTGACTCGATCGACGCTGCTTTGGCAGATATCAAAGCAGGTCGCGCGGTAGTGGTTGTAGATGATGAAAATCGAGAAAACGAGGGTGACTTAATTTGTGCTGCCCAGTTTGCTACACCTGATATGGTGAATTTTATGGCAGTGGAAGCAAGAGGACTAATTTGTCTGGCTATGACTGGATCTCGTCTGGATGCTCTCGATTTACCTTTGATGGTCAATAATAATCAAGATAGCAACCAAACTGCTTTTACTGTCAGTATTGATGCTGCGCCTCATTTAGGCGTAACTACTGGTATTTCCGCAGAAGATCGCGCTAGAACAATTCAAGTAGCAATTAATCCCGCTAGTCAATCAAATGACTTGCGTCGTCCCGGTCATATTTTTCCGATCCGGGCTAGGGAAGGTGGGGTTCTCAAACGGGCGGGTCATACCGAAGCTGCTGTGGATTTAGCCCGACTGTCAGGATTGTATCCCAGTGGGGTCATTTGCGAAATTCAAAATCCTGATGGTTCGATGGCGAGATTACCGGAGTTATTTGACTATGCCGAGAAACACGATCTCAAAATAATTAGTATTGCCGATCTGATTAGTTATCGTTTGGAATACGATCGCTTTGTTTATCGCGAAACTGTGGCGGAATTACCGACGGAATTTGGTAATTTCCAAATTTACGGTTATCGCAATAACTTGGACAATACCGATCATGTGGCGATCGTTAAAGGCGATCCTGCCCAGTTTCAAGACCAACCTGTGATGGTAAGAATGCACTCAGAATGCTTGACTGGCGATGCTTTGGGTTCGATGCGCTGTGACTGTCGGATGCAACTGAAAGCGGCTTTGAAAATGATTGAAACTGCTGGCGTTGGAGTGGTAGTTTATCTTCGTCAGGAAGGACGCGGGATTGGTTTAATTAACAAGCTGAAGGCGTATTCTCTCCAAGATATGGGCTTGGATACGGTGGAAGCTAACGAACGTCTTGGTTTTCCGGCGGACTTGCGCGACTATGGTATGGGAGCGCAAATGCTGAATGATTTGGGAATCAAGCAAATTCGTTTGATTACAAATAATCCTCGCAAAATTGCTGGTTTGAAGGGTTATGGTTTGGAAGTTGTCGATCGCGTTCCTTTGTTAATTGAAGCTACTGACTATAATTCTACTTATTTGGCGACGAAGGCGAAAAAACTCGGTCATATGCTGTTGCAAACTTATTTGTTAACTGTGGCAATTGACTGGGAAGATGAGATCCAGTCGGTGACGGAACGTTACGAACATCTCGAACAACTGCGTCGGTTGGCGCAATCTCACCATATCGTAGTCCAAGAAGAAGCTAGACCAGTAGCGATCGCGCTTTTTGGCAAACCAGATTTGACAATTCATCTCGGTTTCGACCAAGCTAAATTAGCTACACCCGATTGGTATAAATCGGCTAGTCATCCTTACGTTCAAGCGATCGCCAAAATTCTCGATCGCATCTCGAACGATCCCAAAATCAAACGTTTGGAATTTCTCGTGTCTGCTGGTGACGATCCGATGATGGGTTTACAAGTCAAGTTGGATCGTCAATGTTTCCCTCTCTCGCAAAAACCATCTTCGGTATGCGATCGTTGGGAAACTCAGCAAATTTACAGTTTTAGTAAATTAGGGACTGGGGATTAG
- a CDS encoding cation:proton antiporter produces the protein MSLESTVAEASIEQSLKQFLIVLSVSLSVATLSRIFSWFRKIPYTLLLVIVGLGLAFVNIRLVNLSPELILEIFLPPLLFEAAWNINWRELKANWLPVILFAVAGVIISVLGISFALSSFTSISLATALLVGASLSATDPVSVVALFRELGAGKRLTVLMEGESLFNDGVAVVAFVLLVGIPLGIEDFSLPTTITRFAAFVGVGVGIGCLVGFGISYLTQRFDIPLVEQSLTLVSAYGTYLITEELGGSGVIGVVTVGIILGNFGSRIGMNPRTRLLVSEFWEFLAFFVNSIVFLLIGDQIEFGSLANNLDLIFVAIAAVLLTRIVVIFGLGAIANLFTPEKIGLREQTVLWWGGLRGSVSIALALSVPVILDGRQDIIDTVFGVVLFTLLIQGLTTQVFLEKLDLIGDQPIRQQYSEALARREALNRVLVYLADAKISPEIDLDYYNYQQQLVKAQLEKTEEEIHNLQKEHPQLQQLNIEQLREKMLDIEAETYAEFIRAGRLSKRLSPVVQQIMAEAEEH, from the coding sequence ATGAGTTTAGAGTCTACAGTTGCCGAAGCTTCGATCGAGCAAAGTTTAAAGCAATTTCTGATCGTTTTATCAGTATCCTTAAGTGTTGCTACCCTCTCGCGGATTTTTAGCTGGTTTCGCAAAATCCCCTACACTCTGCTTTTGGTAATCGTCGGCTTAGGATTAGCTTTTGTTAATATCCGACTTGTCAATCTCTCCCCAGAGTTGATTTTAGAGATTTTTCTGCCTCCGTTATTATTTGAGGCAGCTTGGAATATTAACTGGCGGGAATTGAAAGCTAATTGGCTACCAGTGATTCTCTTTGCCGTAGCTGGGGTGATAATTTCTGTATTAGGAATATCTTTCGCCCTGAGTTCGTTTACCAGCATTTCTTTAGCTACTGCTTTGTTAGTTGGGGCTAGTCTTTCTGCTACAGATCCGGTTTCGGTTGTCGCTTTGTTTCGCGAATTAGGTGCAGGCAAGCGTTTAACTGTTTTAATGGAAGGAGAGAGTTTATTTAATGATGGTGTTGCCGTTGTTGCTTTCGTTTTGTTAGTAGGAATACCTTTAGGAATTGAAGACTTTTCTCTCCCAACAACGATTACCCGTTTCGCTGCTTTTGTTGGTGTTGGTGTCGGGATTGGTTGTTTAGTTGGTTTTGGTATTTCTTATCTGACTCAACGCTTTGATATACCTTTAGTCGAACAATCTCTAACTTTAGTCTCTGCTTACGGGACTTATTTGATTACTGAAGAATTGGGTGGCTCTGGTGTAATTGGCGTAGTTACTGTAGGGATCATCCTCGGTAATTTTGGCTCGCGAATTGGCATGAATCCGCGCACTAGGCTGTTAGTTTCGGAATTTTGGGAATTTTTAGCCTTCTTTGTCAATTCCATCGTTTTTCTGTTGATTGGCGACCAAATTGAATTTGGAAGTTTAGCCAATAACTTAGATTTGATTTTTGTGGCGATCGCGGCTGTCTTGTTGACGAGAATTGTGGTAATTTTTGGTTTGGGTGCGATCGCTAATCTTTTTACCCCAGAAAAAATCGGTTTGCGCGAACAAACTGTACTTTGGTGGGGTGGTTTGCGCGGATCTGTCTCCATCGCCCTAGCTTTAAGTGTCCCAGTTATTCTCGATGGCAGACAAGATATCATTGATACTGTCTTTGGTGTTGTCTTATTCACCCTCTTAATTCAAGGTTTGACAACGCAAGTATTCCTCGAAAAACTTGACTTAATTGGCGATCAACCCATACGTCAACAATACTCCGAAGCCCTAGCCCGTCGCGAAGCTTTAAATCGAGTCTTAGTTTACCTGGCTGATGCCAAAATTTCCCCCGAAATTGACCTCGACTACTACAACTATCAACAACAACTCGTCAAAGCCCAACTCGAAAAAACTGAAGAAGAAATCCACAACTTGCAAAAAGAACACCCCCAATTGCAACAACTCAATATCGAACAATTGCGCGAAAAAATGTTAGATATTGAAGCCGAAACCTATGCCGAATTTATTCGCGCTGGACGTTTGAGTAAACGACTTTCTCCAGTCGTCCAACAAATTATGGCAGAAGCCGAAGAACATTAA